One stretch of Corynebacterium callunae DSM 20147 DNA includes these proteins:
- a CDS encoding dipeptide ABC transporter ATP-binding protein — MTDNSLNNQPLADHAGEKPLLQLKDLKISFTSSTGVVDAVRGANLTIYPGQSVAIVGESGSGKSTTAMSIIGLLPGTGKVTEGSIIFEGADITGLNNKQMEKYRGSEIGLVPQDPMTNLNPVWRIGTQVKESLRANHVVPGSEMDKRVAEVLAEAGLPDAERRAKQYPHEFSGGMRQRALIGIGLAARPKLLIADEPTSALDVTVQRQILDHLETLTKELGTAVLFITHDLGLAAERAEHLVVMHRGRIVESGPSLSILRNPQHPYTQRLVKAAPSLASARIQSAQQHGIESSELLAATAGDDAQPEERVIEVKNLTKEFDIRGARGDKKKLKAVDDVSFFVRKGTTTALVGESGSGKSTVANMVLNLLEPSSGQVLYEGTDLTGLSSKEIFNMRRKLQVVFQNPYGSLDPMYSIYRCIEEPLVIHKVGGDRKAREARVAELLDMVSMPRSTMRRYPNELSGGQRQRIAIARALALNPEVIVLDEAVSALDVLVQNQILQLLAQLQQDLKLSYLFITHDLAVVRQTADDVVVMQKGRIVEKGRTDDIFNNPQQDYTRALINAVPGLGIELGTGENLI; from the coding sequence ATGACCGATAATTCTCTAAACAACCAGCCATTGGCAGATCATGCCGGCGAAAAACCACTGCTGCAGCTTAAAGATCTAAAGATTTCCTTCACCTCCTCCACTGGTGTGGTTGATGCAGTCCGTGGCGCGAACCTCACCATCTACCCTGGCCAGTCTGTAGCCATCGTTGGTGAATCTGGATCGGGCAAATCCACTACCGCGATGTCTATCATTGGACTTTTGCCTGGTACTGGCAAGGTGACCGAGGGTTCCATCATCTTTGAAGGCGCCGATATTACTGGCCTGAACAATAAGCAGATGGAGAAATATCGCGGCTCCGAAATTGGTCTGGTTCCCCAGGATCCTATGACCAACTTGAACCCGGTATGGCGCATTGGAACCCAGGTCAAGGAATCCTTGCGCGCCAACCATGTGGTGCCAGGTTCTGAAATGGATAAGCGAGTTGCCGAGGTGCTTGCAGAAGCTGGCCTACCGGATGCAGAGCGCCGCGCCAAGCAATATCCTCATGAGTTTTCCGGTGGTATGCGCCAACGTGCGCTCATTGGCATTGGTCTGGCAGCGCGCCCAAAGTTGCTTATTGCCGATGAACCTACCTCTGCGCTGGATGTCACCGTGCAGCGCCAGATCCTGGATCACCTGGAAACGTTGACCAAGGAGCTTGGCACTGCAGTGCTCTTTATTACCCACGATCTAGGTTTGGCTGCTGAACGCGCCGAGCACCTCGTGGTTATGCACCGCGGACGCATCGTTGAATCCGGACCGTCATTGAGCATTCTGCGTAATCCTCAGCATCCTTATACCCAGCGTTTGGTAAAGGCAGCTCCCTCACTGGCATCCGCGCGCATTCAAAGTGCACAACAACACGGAATTGAATCTTCTGAATTGCTAGCTGCAACGGCTGGCGATGATGCGCAGCCAGAAGAACGCGTAATTGAAGTTAAGAACCTCACCAAGGAATTTGATATCCGTGGTGCCCGCGGAGATAAAAAGAAGCTCAAAGCTGTTGATGATGTCTCCTTCTTTGTCCGCAAGGGAACCACCACTGCTTTGGTGGGAGAATCTGGTTCTGGTAAATCTACCGTGGCCAATATGGTGTTGAACCTGCTTGAGCCAAGCAGTGGCCAGGTGCTCTATGAGGGCACAGATCTCACCGGTTTGAGCTCCAAAGAGATCTTTAATATGCGCCGGAAGCTACAAGTGGTTTTCCAAAACCCCTATGGTTCCTTGGATCCGATGTACTCCATCTACCGCTGCATCGAAGAGCCTCTGGTCATTCACAAGGTTGGCGGAGACCGTAAGGCTCGAGAAGCTCGCGTTGCTGAGTTATTGGATATGGTTTCCATGCCTCGTTCCACCATGCGCCGCTACCCCAATGAGCTTTCCGGTGGTCAGCGTCAGCGTATTGCGATTGCCCGTGCATTGGCTCTTAATCCTGAGGTCATTGTGCTGGATGAAGCAGTTTCTGCACTGGATGTTTTGGTGCAGAACCAGATCTTGCAGCTCTTGGCTCAGCTGCAGCAAGATCTGAAATTGAGCTACCTCTTTATCACTCACGATCTTGCAGTGGTTCGCCAAACTGCAGATGATGTGGTGGTTATGCAAAAGGGTCGCATCGTAGAAAAGGGTCGTACCGACGACATCTTTAATAACCCTCAACAGGACTACACGCGCGCTTTAATTAACGCCGTTCCTGGTTTGGGAATTGAGCTAGGCACTGGTGAAAACCTAATTTAA
- a CDS encoding ATP-binding protein has translation MSPQSVIRYPFSAVVGQDELSLALILTAISPRIGGVVIRGEKGTAKTTTVRAFVALLGDAPLINLPLGSTEDRVVGSLNMETVFTTGRAEYQPGLLAQADGGVLYVDEINLLADHLVDALLDAAASGRVNIERDSISHSSSTNFVLVGTMNPEEGELRPQLLDRFGLAVDVSASTNPEIRVEIIKRRLAYENNPEQFMAQWADQDAATVERIVAAKELLPSVELPDMILNHIAWLCARIEVDGMRADLVITRTALANAAWEGRTVVTDDDVETAARLALPHRRRRNPFDAPEMEECRLQETLQEARNFFKDHEKQGPAAKITDEETGAQALTDTENPTDEDGMQGTAQAKAQTTGKVGTAGSGEPFRS, from the coding sequence GTGTCTCCCCAAAGCGTTATTCGGTACCCATTTTCAGCAGTGGTTGGCCAAGATGAGCTGAGTCTAGCTCTTATCTTGACCGCAATCTCACCACGCATCGGCGGTGTGGTTATCCGCGGCGAAAAGGGCACCGCCAAAACCACCACAGTGCGCGCCTTTGTGGCTTTGCTTGGCGACGCGCCTCTGATCAACCTCCCGCTCGGCTCAACCGAGGACCGCGTTGTGGGATCACTAAATATGGAGACCGTATTTACCACCGGTCGCGCAGAATACCAGCCGGGCCTGCTAGCGCAGGCAGACGGCGGCGTGCTTTATGTAGATGAGATCAACTTGCTAGCTGACCACTTGGTTGATGCACTTTTGGATGCTGCAGCCAGCGGCCGCGTCAATATCGAGCGCGATAGCATTTCGCATTCTTCCTCAACAAACTTCGTGCTAGTGGGCACCATGAACCCAGAGGAAGGGGAACTGCGCCCGCAGCTCCTGGACCGCTTTGGGCTAGCCGTTGATGTGTCCGCCTCGACTAATCCTGAAATTCGTGTTGAGATTATCAAGCGCCGCCTAGCTTATGAAAATAATCCTGAGCAATTTATGGCACAGTGGGCGGATCAAGATGCAGCAACTGTTGAACGTATTGTCGCAGCAAAAGAGCTGCTTCCATCGGTAGAACTTCCCGATATGATCCTCAACCACATCGCTTGGCTGTGTGCGCGCATCGAAGTTGACGGCATGCGCGCAGACCTCGTGATTACTCGCACCGCCCTGGCCAATGCAGCTTGGGAAGGTCGCACCGTAGTTACCGATGACGACGTAGAAACTGCAGCGCGCTTGGCCCTGCCACACCGTCGACGTCGCAATCCTTTTGACGCGCCAGAAATGGAAGAGTGTAGGCTCCAAGAAACACTGCAAGAAGCGCGCAACTTCTTCAAAGATCATGAAAAACAAGGTCCTGCTGCTAAAATCACCGATGAAGAAACTGGTGCGCAAGCCCTAACGGATACCGAAAATCCCACCGACGAAGATGGAATGCAAGGCACTGCCCAAGCCAAGGCACAGACCACCGGAAAGGTAGGTACTGCCGGCTCCGGCGAGCCCTTTCGTTCCTAG
- the yaaA gene encoding peroxide stress protein YaaA, whose protein sequence is MLIVLPPSETKTPGGKGKPLALDKLSFPQLNAVRAQLIEDLSALEVDEAMQLLGISENLRAEAEANKQLFTSPTMPAIFRYSGVLYDALDAASLPKSALKRLAIGSALFGVVRATDQIPHYRLSGGTKVPTKTGELPTLKARWGTSITEALFDANPLIVDLRSGTYQQLGRVKTAVTVRVESVLEDGSRKVVSHFNKHYKGELARVLASSPKSAKNAAEVAEIARSAGMIIEENPAHKETFTLVV, encoded by the coding sequence ATGCTTATTGTGTTGCCCCCTTCTGAAACCAAAACTCCCGGCGGCAAAGGGAAACCTCTTGCGCTGGATAAACTAAGCTTTCCGCAGCTTAATGCGGTACGCGCGCAACTAATTGAGGATCTTTCCGCACTCGAGGTAGATGAAGCGATGCAGTTGCTGGGAATTTCAGAAAACCTGCGCGCCGAGGCAGAGGCCAATAAGCAACTTTTCACCAGCCCCACTATGCCGGCGATTTTCCGCTATTCCGGCGTACTTTATGATGCCCTCGACGCCGCTTCCCTACCCAAGTCCGCCCTGAAACGCCTGGCCATCGGGTCCGCACTTTTTGGCGTGGTGCGCGCCACCGACCAGATTCCGCATTATCGTCTTTCCGGGGGCACCAAAGTGCCCACCAAAACCGGTGAGCTGCCAACGCTCAAGGCCCGCTGGGGTACCTCCATCACCGAGGCGCTTTTCGACGCAAACCCGCTGATCGTGGATTTGCGCAGTGGTACTTATCAACAACTGGGAAGAGTCAAAACCGCAGTAACTGTGCGAGTTGAATCTGTCCTGGAGGATGGCTCACGCAAGGTGGTCAGCCACTTTAATAAGCATTACAAAGGCGAGCTTGCCAGGGTGTTGGCAAGCTCACCAAAGTCTGCAAAAAATGCTGCTGAGGTGGCAGAAATCGCGCGTTCTGCGGGCATGATCATCGAGGAAAATCCTGCGCACAAGGAAACTTTTACGCTCGTCGTTTAG
- the cobA gene encoding uroporphyrinogen-III C-methyltransferase has protein sequence MNSKQSETSATIKPVSLIGGGPGAWDLITVRGMNRLQEADVILADHLGPTNELEKLCDISSKELVDVSKLPYGRQVAQSRTNEMLVEYAQQGKKVVRLKGGDPYVFGRGFEELEYLAEHGIACEVIPGVTSAISVPAAAGIPITSRGVVHSFTVISGHLPPGHEKSLLDWDALAKSGGTLSIIMGVKNAAPIADALMAGGLAADTPAAVIQEGTTESQRSIRCTLATLGDTIIAQDIKAPAVYVIGDVAGL, from the coding sequence ATGAATAGTAAGCAATCAGAGACCTCTGCCACCATCAAGCCAGTAAGTCTTATTGGCGGAGGCCCCGGGGCTTGGGATTTAATCACGGTGCGCGGCATGAATCGTTTGCAAGAAGCAGATGTTATTTTGGCGGATCATCTGGGGCCAACAAATGAGTTGGAGAAGTTGTGCGATATTAGCTCAAAGGAACTTGTCGATGTTTCCAAGCTTCCTTATGGTCGCCAAGTTGCACAGTCCCGTACCAATGAAATGCTGGTGGAATACGCACAACAAGGCAAAAAGGTCGTGCGCCTTAAAGGTGGCGATCCTTATGTCTTTGGCCGAGGCTTTGAGGAATTGGAATACTTAGCCGAACATGGCATTGCCTGTGAGGTTATACCAGGTGTGACCAGTGCAATTTCAGTGCCTGCTGCTGCCGGAATTCCCATCACCAGCAGGGGAGTTGTGCATAGTTTTACCGTCATCTCTGGTCACCTTCCCCCAGGCCATGAAAAATCCCTGCTTGATTGGGATGCTTTGGCAAAATCTGGTGGCACACTTTCAATCATCATGGGCGTAAAAAATGCCGCGCCTATTGCCGATGCACTTATGGCTGGTGGTCTGGCAGCAGATACACCGGCTGCGGTGATTCAAGAAGGTACGACTGAAAGCCAGCGCTCTATTCGATGCACTTTGGCAACCCTGGGAGACACCATAATCGCCCAGGATATTAAGGCGCCAGCGGTATACGTCATTGGTGACGTCGCGGGATTATAG
- a CDS encoding proline--tRNA ligase has translation MITRLSTLFLRTLREDPADAEVPSHKLLVRAGYIRRVAPGVYSWLPLGLRALRNIEAVVREEMNEIGGQELLFPALLPREPYETTQRWTEYGDSLFRLKDRKGGDYLLGPTHEEMFASTVKDLYNSYKDFPVTLYQIQTKYRDEERPRAGILRGREFVMKDSYSFDMSDAGLEESYQRHRGAYQRIFDRLGIEYVICKATSGAMGGSASEEFLAVSENGEDTFVRSTAGNYAANVEAVVTQPGVERSIEGLPEAVIHETPASETIDALVDWANSIDVRIDGREVTAADTLKCIVVKVRQPGAEEWELTGILLPGNREVDMKRLEASLEPAEVELAVEADFAKNPFLVKGYVGPVGLAKNGVKVLADPRVVNGTSWITGADEKERHVVGLVAGRDFTPDGFIEAAEIMEGDPAPEGEGTLTLARGIEIGHIFQLGRKYTQAFDVQILDENGKRAIPTMGSYGIGVSRLLAVLAEQRHDDAGLNWSVEVAPYQVHVVAANKDAAAIEAAERYAAELSAAGLEVLFDDRAKVSPGVKFKDAELLGMPFALILGRGYADGKVELRVRGGENTELNADEAVAHIVEMVVQARV, from the coding sequence ATGATCACTCGTCTTTCCACGCTCTTTTTGCGCACTCTGCGCGAAGACCCTGCCGATGCTGAAGTACCCAGCCACAAGCTGCTTGTTCGTGCAGGTTATATCCGCCGAGTAGCACCCGGCGTTTATTCCTGGTTGCCACTTGGACTGCGTGCCCTGCGCAATATTGAAGCAGTTGTCCGCGAGGAAATGAATGAGATCGGTGGCCAGGAGCTGCTCTTCCCAGCACTTTTGCCACGTGAGCCTTATGAAACCACCCAGCGCTGGACCGAATATGGCGATTCACTCTTCCGCCTGAAGGACCGCAAGGGCGGCGATTACCTCCTGGGACCAACCCACGAGGAAATGTTTGCCTCCACCGTCAAGGATCTTTATAACTCCTATAAAGACTTCCCGGTCACCCTCTACCAAATCCAGACCAAGTACCGCGATGAGGAACGCCCTCGTGCCGGAATTCTGCGTGGCCGCGAATTTGTGATGAAGGATTCCTACTCCTTCGATATGAGCGATGCTGGTTTGGAAGAGTCCTACCAGCGTCACCGTGGCGCTTACCAGCGTATTTTTGATCGCCTCGGCATCGAATACGTAATTTGTAAGGCAACTTCTGGCGCCATGGGTGGTTCTGCATCCGAGGAGTTCCTCGCCGTTTCCGAAAATGGCGAAGACACCTTTGTGCGTTCCACCGCTGGTAATTACGCTGCAAACGTCGAAGCAGTTGTCACCCAGCCTGGTGTGGAGCGTTCAATCGAAGGCCTGCCAGAGGCAGTGATCCATGAGACCCCAGCATCTGAAACCATTGATGCTTTGGTTGATTGGGCAAACTCCATTGACGTGCGCATTGACGGCCGCGAAGTAACTGCAGCCGATACCCTCAAGTGCATCGTTGTAAAGGTCCGCCAGCCTGGTGCGGAGGAGTGGGAGCTTACCGGCATCCTGCTTCCTGGCAATCGCGAAGTTGATATGAAGCGTTTGGAAGCTTCCCTTGAGCCTGCTGAAGTTGAGTTGGCTGTGGAAGCTGACTTTGCCAAGAATCCATTCTTGGTCAAGGGTTATGTCGGACCTGTTGGTTTGGCAAAGAATGGCGTGAAGGTTTTGGCTGATCCTCGCGTTGTAAACGGTACTTCCTGGATCACCGGTGCTGATGAGAAGGAACGCCACGTGGTAGGCCTGGTTGCGGGCCGCGATTTCACTCCAGACGGCTTTATTGAAGCAGCCGAAATCATGGAAGGCGATCCAGCTCCAGAAGGCGAGGGCACTTTGACCTTGGCTCGCGGTATTGAAATTGGACATATCTTCCAATTGGGCCGCAAGTACACCCAAGCTTTTGACGTGCAGATCTTGGACGAAAACGGCAAGCGCGCAATCCCAACCATGGGTTCCTATGGCATTGGTGTTTCCCGCCTTTTGGCTGTGCTGGCTGAGCAGCGCCACGATGACGCTGGTCTGAACTGGTCCGTTGAGGTTGCCCCTTACCAGGTCCACGTGGTTGCAGCTAATAAGGACGCCGCCGCTATTGAGGCTGCAGAGCGCTACGCCGCAGAGTTGTCTGCCGCTGGCCTCGAGGTGCTTTTCGACGACCGTGCCAAGGTCAGCCCCGGTGTGAAGTTTAAGGATGCAGAACTTTTGGGCATGCCTTTCGCGTTGATCCTCGGCCGTGGTTATGCAGATGGCAAGGTTGAGCTGCGCGTGCGCGGTGGCGAAAATACCGAACTTAATGCCGATGAGGCTGTTGCTCACATCGTTGAGATGGTTGTTCAAGCCCGCGTCTAA
- a CDS encoding vWA domain-containing protein, with the protein MGSEESTPGRRSKAYSRQGADVRPKKDGHGINLVGTLMAASERGAGIVEGIVDFRPEDLRGSLRRGKEANLIVFVVDTSGSMAALSRVRAVTSTITSMLSDAYQRRDKVAVIAVNGNKPTLVLNPTNSVELAQQRLKDMPMGGRTPLAEGLLMAKDLMERERRKEPGRRALMIVMTDGQDTSSAGEMGIATAAQLVVKSGLSGNLVIDCEGRLKVRKEKAAVLAEMLNGVCIRLRDMNSEHIKFVINA; encoded by the coding sequence ATGGGTTCGGAGGAATCCACTCCGGGGCGCCGTTCCAAAGCCTATTCTCGACAGGGCGCTGATGTGCGTCCCAAAAAGGATGGGCACGGAATTAACTTGGTGGGAACGCTCATGGCGGCCAGCGAACGTGGAGCCGGAATTGTGGAAGGAATTGTTGATTTCCGTCCCGAGGATCTGCGTGGATCTTTAAGGCGAGGCAAAGAAGCAAACCTCATCGTATTTGTGGTTGATACTTCGGGTTCTATGGCCGCGCTATCACGAGTACGCGCTGTCACCAGCACGATTACCTCCATGCTTTCCGACGCCTACCAGCGCCGGGATAAAGTTGCGGTCATCGCGGTCAACGGCAATAAACCAACACTGGTGCTTAATCCCACCAACTCGGTGGAACTTGCGCAACAGCGTCTTAAAGATATGCCGATGGGTGGACGCACTCCTTTAGCTGAGGGATTGCTCATGGCCAAAGATCTAATGGAACGTGAACGTCGCAAAGAACCGGGCCGTCGCGCGTTGATGATTGTCATGACCGATGGTCAAGATACGTCATCGGCAGGTGAAATGGGCATCGCTACGGCAGCTCAGTTGGTGGTGAAATCTGGGCTTTCCGGAAATTTGGTCATTGACTGTGAAGGCAGATTGAAGGTCCGTAAAGAAAAAGCAGCAGTACTAGCAGAAATGCTCAATGGTGTGTGTATTAGATTGCGCGATATGAATTCCGAGCATATTAAGTTCGTGATCAATGCCTAA
- a CDS encoding VOC family protein codes for MHKIIPNIWCLGIADEAAEYYVDLFSHMPQSSHVHETITYPSAGLMDFQECLAGKTLTAEG; via the coding sequence ATGCATAAGATTATTCCGAATATTTGGTGCCTAGGTATCGCTGATGAAGCCGCTGAATACTACGTTGACCTCTTCTCCCACATGCCTCAGAGCTCACATGTCCATGAGACTATTACCTATCCATCTGCGGGCTTAATGGATTTTCAAGAGTGTCTAGCTGGCAAAACGCTAACTGCTGAAGGTTAA
- a CDS encoding protein adenylyltransferase SelO has protein sequence MSTTSEQSPTFAPFKLEAQFATELPELAVPGHGEDTPDPTLLLLNEVLAEELGLNPTWLKSDDGIQFLLGHNSQPLTQAVSQAYAGHQFGQFVPRLGDGRALLLGEIQDKSGHWRDIHLKGSGRTSFSRGGDGRAALGPVLREYLVSEAMFALGVPTSRALAVLTTGRKIQRETAVPSAVLVRVSTSHIRVGSFQYSNLTGGIELTKRLADFAIKRHYPALAVRLNTPTPQLYVDFFREILKRQAHTVAKWTRLGFIHGVLNTDNTLVSGETIDYGPCAFMEAYRENTFFSSIDTQGRYSFGNQPSIIGWNLARLVETLLPLLGETPDEGMTQAQNLMNEFGELYHGALLEEFALSLGVDNSHKELFETFQNLLTLNSPDLTTLMRTLTEGATPPPGFESWVAQWQELNPNYEQMAQVNPVFIPRNHLVEEALSQALEGNMQNYLQLLRAVTHPFDRTAGSAFLTLPSAPGFEDDFRTFCGT, from the coding sequence ATGAGTACCACAAGCGAACAATCCCCCACTTTTGCGCCTTTTAAGCTTGAGGCTCAATTTGCTACCGAACTTCCCGAACTTGCCGTTCCTGGACACGGAGAAGATACGCCAGATCCAACATTATTGCTGCTCAATGAGGTTTTAGCCGAGGAACTGGGACTCAATCCAACGTGGCTCAAAAGCGATGATGGCATTCAATTCCTCCTCGGACACAACTCCCAACCACTCACCCAAGCAGTGTCCCAAGCTTATGCAGGCCACCAATTTGGCCAATTTGTTCCACGACTTGGAGATGGACGTGCCCTGCTCTTGGGAGAAATCCAGGACAAAAGTGGCCACTGGCGTGACATTCACCTTAAAGGCTCAGGTCGTACCAGCTTTTCCCGTGGCGGTGATGGCCGCGCTGCCTTGGGCCCCGTGCTGCGCGAATACCTAGTTTCCGAAGCAATGTTTGCGCTAGGTGTTCCCACTAGCCGAGCGTTGGCCGTGTTAACCACCGGCCGAAAAATCCAGCGCGAAACCGCAGTTCCCAGTGCAGTATTGGTTAGGGTATCAACAAGCCATATACGAGTTGGTTCCTTTCAATATTCCAACCTGACTGGCGGAATTGAACTAACGAAACGCTTGGCAGACTTTGCGATAAAACGACACTATCCTGCTCTGGCGGTGCGGTTGAATACACCAACTCCACAACTTTATGTCGATTTTTTCCGGGAGATCCTAAAACGCCAGGCGCATACCGTTGCCAAATGGACACGACTGGGCTTTATCCATGGAGTGCTCAACACTGACAACACTCTGGTTTCTGGAGAAACAATCGACTACGGTCCCTGTGCATTTATGGAGGCTTATCGCGAAAACACTTTCTTCAGCTCCATCGATACCCAAGGTCGCTATAGTTTCGGCAATCAACCTTCCATAATTGGCTGGAATTTGGCCCGTTTGGTAGAGACCCTGCTTCCTTTATTGGGTGAAACTCCTGATGAAGGAATGACCCAAGCCCAAAACCTGATGAATGAGTTTGGTGAGCTCTACCACGGTGCATTGCTCGAGGAATTTGCTCTTTCATTAGGAGTAGATAACTCACATAAGGAATTGTTTGAGACTTTCCAAAACCTGCTGACTCTCAATTCCCCAGATCTCACCACTTTGATGCGTACTCTAACCGAAGGTGCAACTCCTCCACCTGGATTTGAGTCCTGGGTTGCTCAGTGGCAGGAGCTCAATCCCAATTATGAACAGATGGCGCAGGTTAACCCGGTTTTCATACCCCGAAATCACCTCGTTGAAGAAGCTTTATCCCAAGCTTTAGAGGGAAATATGCAGAATTATCTGCAACTACTGCGCGCTGTGACACATCCATTTGATCGCACAGCCGGCAGTGCTTTCCTTACATTGCCGAGTGCACCTGGTTTTGAAGACGATTTCCGTACCTTCTGTGGTACCTAA
- a CDS encoding ABC transporter permease, with translation MLRYVGRRLLQMIPVFFGATLLIYALVFLMPGDPVQALGGDRGLTEAAAEKIRQEYNLDKPFLVQYLLYIKGIFVLDFGTTFSGQPVLDVMARAFPVTIKLSIMALVFEAVLGIVFGVIAGFRRGGIFDSTVLVISLIVIAVPTFVIGFVLQFLVGVKWGLLPVTVGSNTSFTALLMPAIVLGAVSFAYVLRLTRQSVSENLRADYVRTARAKGMSGFSVMNRHVLRNSLIPVATFLGADLGALMGGAIVTEGIFGINGVGGTLYQAILKGEPTTVVSIVTVLVIVYIVANLVVDLIYAVLDPRIRYA, from the coding sequence ATGCTTCGTTATGTCGGGCGCCGTTTGCTCCAAATGATTCCGGTCTTTTTTGGTGCAACCCTGCTGATTTACGCCCTTGTTTTCCTCATGCCTGGTGACCCAGTCCAGGCACTCGGCGGTGACCGCGGCCTTACCGAGGCGGCGGCTGAGAAAATCCGTCAGGAATACAACCTAGATAAACCTTTCTTGGTGCAGTATCTGCTCTATATCAAGGGCATTTTTGTACTCGATTTTGGCACCACCTTCTCAGGCCAACCCGTGCTTGATGTGATGGCCCGTGCATTCCCTGTCACCATCAAACTTTCCATTATGGCTTTGGTTTTTGAAGCAGTACTTGGCATCGTTTTTGGTGTTATTGCCGGCTTCCGCCGCGGTGGCATTTTTGACTCCACGGTGCTGGTTATTTCCCTCATCGTGATTGCTGTTCCGACCTTTGTTATCGGCTTTGTGCTGCAGTTCCTTGTCGGTGTGAAATGGGGCCTATTGCCCGTTACCGTGGGCTCAAATACTAGCTTCACAGCATTGCTCATGCCTGCGATTGTGCTGGGTGCGGTGTCATTTGCCTATGTGCTGCGCCTGACCCGCCAATCTGTGAGCGAGAACCTCCGTGCCGATTATGTTCGCACTGCGCGTGCCAAGGGCATGTCTGGATTTTCCGTAATGAACCGCCACGTGCTGCGCAACTCCCTCATCCCGGTTGCCACCTTTCTGGGTGCTGACTTAGGTGCACTGATGGGTGGCGCAATTGTCACCGAGGGCATCTTTGGAATCAACGGTGTGGGTGGAACGCTTTATCAAGCAATCCTTAAGGGTGAGCCCACCACGGTTGTCTCCATCGTCACCGTCTTGGTGATCGTCTACATTGTTGCCAATCTCGTCGTGGACTTGATCTACGCCGTGCTCGACCCAAGGATCCGCTATGCCTAA
- a CDS encoding ABC transporter permease: protein MPNNEFPAGRDQSLEHGLSQPTNDQAHFFPGGRDQALVRPGQEHFIAETDETGLGAVDAVADDSAPTSMWGEAWRDLRTRPLFWVSALLILLALALAVVPQLFTSTDPSFCELGNSLNGPEAGHPFGFDRQGCDIYARTVYGARASVSVGVLTTLLVVLIGTVFGALAGFFGGFMDTILSRITDMFFAIPLVLAAIVVMQMFKEQRTIITVVLVLGLFGWTNIARITRGAVMTAKNEEYVTSARALGASKAKMLLSHIMPNAAAPIIVYSTVALGTFIVAEATLSFLGIGLPPSIVSWGADIAKAQTSLRTQPMVLFYPAMALALTVLSFIMMGDVVRDALDPKSRKR from the coding sequence ATGCCTAATAATGAATTTCCCGCAGGCCGCGATCAGAGCCTGGAACATGGCTTGAGTCAACCGACCAATGATCAGGCTCATTTCTTCCCCGGTGGCCGTGATCAAGCACTAGTCCGTCCCGGTCAAGAGCACTTCATTGCCGAGACCGACGAAACCGGACTTGGAGCTGTTGACGCAGTTGCTGATGACTCCGCCCCAACGTCCATGTGGGGAGAAGCTTGGCGCGATCTACGCACCCGCCCGCTCTTCTGGGTTTCTGCTCTATTGATTTTGTTGGCCCTAGCGCTTGCCGTGGTACCACAGCTTTTCACCAGCACCGATCCTTCATTCTGTGAACTGGGTAATTCCCTCAACGGACCAGAAGCAGGGCATCCTTTCGGCTTTGACCGCCAAGGTTGCGATATTTATGCCCGCACTGTTTATGGTGCCCGCGCCTCGGTGTCTGTTGGTGTATTAACCACCTTGTTGGTTGTCCTCATCGGTACCGTCTTTGGCGCTTTGGCTGGTTTCTTCGGTGGCTTCATGGATACCATTCTTTCCCGCATCACCGATATGTTCTTCGCCATTCCTTTGGTTCTGGCTGCCATCGTGGTTATGCAGATGTTCAAGGAACAGCGCACCATCATCACCGTGGTTTTGGTCCTGGGACTTTTTGGCTGGACCAACATTGCGCGTATCACCCGTGGTGCCGTCATGACCGCTAAAAACGAAGAGTACGTAACCTCCGCCCGTGCACTTGGTGCTTCCAAGGCAAAGATGCTGCTTTCCCACATCATGCCTAATGCTGCGGCACCAATTATTGTGTACTCCACCGTGGCATTGGGAACCTTCATTGTTGCTGAGGCCACGCTGTCGTTCTTGGGCATTGGCTTGCCACCATCAATTGTGTCCTGGGGTGCAGATATTGCAAAGGCACAGACTTCCTTGCGTACCCAACCAATGGTGCTCTTTTACCCTGCTATGGCACTGGCACTAACCGTATTGAGCTTCATCATGATGGGCGATGTCGTCCGCGACGCTCTTGATCCTAAGTCGAGGAAGCGATGA